One window of the Ideonella sp. WA131b genome contains the following:
- a CDS encoding fumarylacetoacetate hydrolase family protein gives MRWMRCEHEGRPRLGLVEGDAVLLHEGDAFGAPRPTGERLALDGLRWLPPCEPGQIVGLWNNFRAAAAKNGWAEPAEPLYFLKSPAAASGHGALVPAAAPEVGRVVYEGELAVVIGRTAHRLAREQAAGAIFGYTVANDYTAIELLHRDASFAQWARAKSLPGFANLGPWIDTDFDPARATLRTRVGGRERQSYPLADMFFAPAELVWRLSQDLLLRPGDVILCGTSLGVLPLKPGSEVEVEVDGLGVLRSTYGDAP, from the coding sequence ATGCGCTGGATGCGATGCGAACACGAGGGCCGGCCCCGCCTGGGGCTGGTGGAGGGAGATGCCGTGCTGCTGCACGAGGGCGATGCGTTCGGGGCGCCCCGGCCCACCGGCGAGCGGCTGGCGCTGGACGGCCTGCGCTGGCTGCCACCCTGCGAGCCGGGGCAGATCGTCGGCCTGTGGAACAACTTCCGCGCCGCTGCCGCCAAGAACGGTTGGGCCGAACCGGCCGAACCCTTGTACTTTCTCAAGTCCCCGGCCGCGGCCAGCGGCCACGGGGCGCTGGTGCCGGCCGCCGCGCCCGAGGTGGGCCGCGTGGTCTACGAGGGCGAGCTCGCCGTCGTCATCGGCCGCACCGCGCACCGCCTGGCGCGCGAGCAAGCTGCCGGGGCCATCTTCGGCTACACGGTGGCCAACGACTACACGGCGATCGAACTGCTGCACCGCGACGCCAGTTTCGCGCAGTGGGCGCGCGCCAAGAGCCTGCCGGGCTTCGCCAACCTGGGGCCCTGGATCGACACCGACTTCGATCCCGCCAGGGCGACGCTGCGCACCCGCGTGGGCGGGCGCGAGCGCCAGAGCTACCCACTGGCGGACATGTTCTTCGCGCCGGCCGAGCTGGTGTGGCGGCTGTCGCAGGACCTGCTGCTGCGCCCGGGCGACGTGATCCTCTGCGGCACCTCGCTGGGTGTGCTGCCGCTGAAGCCGGGCTCCGAGGTCGAGGTGGAGGTCGACGGTCTCGGGGTTCTGCGCAGCACCTATGGCGACGCTCCCTGA
- a CDS encoding heme lyase CcmF/NrfE family subunit: protein MIPEIGTFALILSLLLALVQAVLPLAGAQRGRLAWMAVARPAAWGQFSFTLIAYGCLVHAFLSNDFTVINVASNSYSELPAFYRITATWGSHEGSLLFWSLILAGWTVAVAAFSRALPLEMVARVLGVLGLISVGFLSLLLLTSSPFLRQFPGPAEGSDLNPLLQDWGMIIHPPMLYMGYVGFAVAFAFAVAALLSGRLDAAWARWSRPWTTVAWAFLTFGVALGSWWAYRELGWGGWWFWDPVENASFMPWLAGTALMHSLAVAEKRGAFKAWTVLLALLTFSLSLLGTFLVRSGVLSSVHAFAVDPGRGAYILGFMVVVVGGSLALFAWRSPRMIAGGAFTWFSRESLLLANNVVLMASVAAVLLGTLYPLFIDALGLGKLSVGPPYFNAVFVPLITPALFLMGVGPLLRWKGDSLPDIAVRLKWALGVALATGLLLPLTLDGYQPWAALGLALSIWIALTVLIAFRERVKSLRQLASLPRAFWGMHLAHLGLAVGVAGITMVVNYEQELDVRMNVGDQAQMAGYTLTFMGVEQVEGPNFRATRGSVVVKEDGDKQFTLRPEKRIYNASGSVMTEAAVRPSAFSDLYVSLGEPLNPELTTWAVRLYHKPFVNWLWLGALLMVVGGFLAAFDRRYRVGTRERVPARAAAAQGA from the coding sequence ATGATCCCGGAGATTGGTACTTTCGCGCTGATCCTCTCGCTGCTGCTGGCGCTCGTCCAGGCCGTGCTGCCGCTGGCCGGCGCGCAGCGCGGCAGGCTCGCCTGGATGGCGGTGGCCCGGCCGGCGGCCTGGGGCCAGTTCAGCTTCACGCTGATCGCCTACGGGTGCCTGGTTCATGCGTTCCTGAGCAACGACTTCACCGTCATCAATGTTGCGAGCAACTCTTACTCCGAGCTGCCGGCCTTCTACCGGATCACCGCCACCTGGGGCTCGCACGAGGGCTCGCTGCTGTTCTGGTCGCTCATCCTGGCCGGCTGGACGGTGGCGGTGGCCGCGTTCTCGCGGGCGCTGCCCCTGGAGATGGTGGCGCGTGTGCTGGGGGTCCTGGGGCTGATCTCGGTCGGCTTCCTGTCGCTGCTGCTGCTCACCTCGAGCCCCTTCCTGCGCCAGTTTCCGGGCCCCGCCGAGGGCAGCGATCTGAACCCGCTGCTGCAGGACTGGGGCATGATCATCCACCCGCCCATGCTCTACATGGGTTACGTCGGCTTCGCGGTGGCGTTTGCCTTTGCGGTGGCGGCGCTGCTGTCGGGCCGGCTCGACGCCGCCTGGGCCCGCTGGTCGCGGCCCTGGACGACGGTGGCCTGGGCCTTCCTGACCTTCGGCGTGGCGCTGGGCAGCTGGTGGGCCTACCGCGAACTCGGCTGGGGCGGCTGGTGGTTCTGGGACCCGGTTGAGAACGCCTCCTTCATGCCCTGGCTGGCCGGCACGGCGCTGATGCACTCGCTGGCGGTGGCCGAGAAGCGCGGGGCCTTCAAGGCCTGGACGGTGCTGCTGGCGCTGCTGACCTTCTCGTTGTCGCTGCTGGGCACCTTCCTCGTGCGCTCGGGTGTGCTGTCGTCGGTGCACGCCTTCGCGGTCGATCCCGGGCGTGGCGCCTACATCCTGGGCTTCATGGTGGTGGTGGTGGGCGGCTCGCTGGCCCTGTTCGCCTGGCGCTCGCCGCGCATGATTGCCGGCGGCGCCTTCACCTGGTTCTCGCGCGAGTCGCTGCTGCTGGCCAACAACGTGGTGCTCATGGCCTCGGTGGCGGCGGTGCTGCTGGGCACCTTGTACCCGCTGTTCATCGACGCGCTTGGCCTGGGCAAGCTGTCGGTGGGCCCGCCGTACTTCAACGCCGTGTTCGTGCCGCTCATCACCCCGGCGCTGTTCCTCATGGGCGTGGGCCCGCTTTTGCGCTGGAAGGGCGACAGCCTGCCCGACATCGCCGTGCGCCTGAAGTGGGCGCTGGGTGTCGCGCTTGCCACCGGCCTGCTGCTGCCGCTCACGCTCGACGGCTACCAGCCCTGGGCTGCGCTGGGCCTGGCGTTGTCGATCTGGATCGCGCTCACGGTGCTGATCGCGTTCCGCGAGCGTGTGAAGTCGCTGCGCCAGCTGGCCAGCCTGCCGCGGGCTTTCTGGGGCATGCACCTGGCCCACCTGGGTCTGGCCGTGGGCGTGGCCGGCATCACCATGGTGGTGAACTACGAGCAGGAGCTCGACGTGCGCATGAACGTCGGCGACCAGGCCCAGATGGCCGGCTACACGCTCACGTTCATGGGCGTGGAGCAGGTCGAGGGGCCCAACTTCCGCGCCACGCGCGGCAGCGTGGTCGTCAAGGAGGACGGCGACAAGCAGTTCACGCTGCGCCCCGAGAAACGCATCTACAACGCGTCGGGATCGGTGATGACCGAGGCCGCCGTGCGGCCCAGTGCCTTCAGCGATCTGTACGTGTCGCTGGGCGAGCCGCTCAACCCCGAGCTCACGACCTGGGCGGTGCGCCTGTACCACAAGCCCTTTGTCAACTGGTTGTGGCTGGGCGCGCTGCTCATGGTGGTGGGCGGTTTCCTGGCCGCGTTCGACCGCCGCTACCGGGTGGGCACCCGCGAGCGCGTGCCCGCCCGTGCTGCTGCCGCGCAAGGAGCCTGA
- the ccmD gene encoding heme exporter protein CcmD — translation MEWASWSEFWNMGGRGFFVWSAFGVTAVCVAAELVVLRRAARSSRRRLERLQRWDAAPEGVEP, via the coding sequence GTGGAGTGGGCAAGCTGGTCTGAGTTCTGGAACATGGGCGGGCGCGGGTTCTTCGTGTGGAGCGCGTTCGGCGTGACGGCGGTGTGCGTGGCAGCCGAGCTGGTGGTGCTGCGGCGCGCGGCCCGCTCATCAAGGCGCCGCCTGGAGCGCCTGCAGCGCTGGGACGCTGCACCCGAGGGCGTGGAGCCATGA
- the ccmE gene encoding cytochrome c maturation protein CcmE, giving the protein MKPRHARLALIALALAALAGATALVLNAFQSNLVFFFSPSDVHQGKAPVDRVFRIGGLVQAGSVQREPDGLTTRFVVTDTARVIPAVYTGILPDLFAEGKGVVADGKLGSDGLFKAERVLAKHDENYMPPEAAHALEKAKEAGKTLKSY; this is encoded by the coding sequence ATGAAGCCCCGTCACGCGCGTCTGGCACTCATCGCGCTGGCGCTGGCGGCCCTGGCCGGTGCCACCGCGCTGGTGCTCAACGCCTTCCAGTCCAACCTCGTGTTCTTCTTCTCGCCCTCTGACGTGCACCAGGGCAAGGCGCCGGTGGACCGGGTGTTCCGCATCGGCGGCCTGGTGCAGGCGGGCAGCGTGCAGCGCGAGCCCGACGGGCTGACCACGCGTTTCGTGGTCACCGACACGGCGCGCGTCATCCCGGCCGTCTACACCGGCATCCTGCCGGACCTGTTCGCGGAGGGCAAAGGCGTGGTGGCCGACGGCAAGCTCGGCAGCGACGGCCTGTTCAAGGCCGAGCGTGTGCTGGCCAAGCACGACGAGAACTACATGCCGCCCGAAGCCGCCCACGCGCTGGAAAAGGCCAAAGAGGCCGGCAAGACGCTCAAGTCCTACTGA
- the ccmI gene encoding c-type cytochrome biogenesis protein CcmI, whose product MNEFWAVALFLAVAVLGLALALAFVLPFLMRQRSAEPQAVARRDVNIALYRDQMTDLKAELSSAGLSPEQYAANKLELEIRAAEDALLPEDSPPPTTPRAQAPSRKLGIALAALLPVAAFSLYFWLGNPAVLTAIANAPDAAQAQAEPSPEEIAGMIQTIEARTRSHPSDGTAWEALAMANVLAARWPEAVQAYTKAHELLPEKPSVLVGYAESLAMSANQVLTGRPIELVNQALQLDPGHAKGLQLAVIHAYQTQNYTQAIAYIDRLGRQAPPDSDYARELKAMRDDAQRRALALAGGGAAGATPGATAPAAAGATTAAAAGVQPARPAASVSGQVDVAEALKPRISAQATLFVLARSAAGGPPLAAARVPLGPLPLAFRLDDSMAMMAGHLLSSQREVVLVARISASGNPIAQPGDLEGRLEGVRVGAEGVRLVIDRVLP is encoded by the coding sequence ATGAACGAGTTCTGGGCCGTGGCCCTCTTCCTGGCCGTGGCCGTGCTGGGCCTGGCACTGGCCCTGGCCTTTGTGTTGCCCTTCCTGATGCGCCAGCGCAGCGCCGAGCCCCAGGCTGTGGCCCGCCGCGACGTGAACATCGCGCTCTACCGCGACCAGATGACGGACCTCAAGGCCGAGCTGTCCTCGGCGGGACTGTCGCCCGAGCAGTACGCGGCCAACAAGCTCGAGCTCGAGATCCGCGCGGCCGAGGACGCGCTGCTGCCCGAGGACAGCCCGCCCCCCACGACGCCGAGGGCGCAGGCGCCCAGCCGCAAGCTGGGCATCGCGCTGGCGGCGCTGCTGCCGGTGGCGGCCTTCAGCCTGTACTTCTGGCTCGGCAACCCCGCCGTGCTGACCGCCATCGCCAACGCGCCCGATGCCGCGCAGGCCCAGGCCGAGCCGAGCCCGGAAGAGATCGCCGGGATGATCCAGACGATCGAGGCGCGAACCCGCAGCCACCCCAGCGACGGCACGGCCTGGGAAGCCCTGGCCATGGCCAACGTGCTGGCGGCGCGCTGGCCCGAGGCGGTGCAGGCCTACACCAAGGCCCACGAGCTGCTGCCCGAGAAGCCGTCGGTGCTGGTGGGCTACGCCGAGTCGCTGGCGATGTCGGCCAACCAGGTGCTCACGGGCCGACCCATCGAGCTGGTCAACCAGGCCCTGCAGCTGGACCCGGGCCACGCCAAGGGCCTCCAGCTCGCCGTCATCCACGCCTACCAGACGCAGAACTACACCCAGGCCATCGCCTACATCGACCGCCTGGGCCGCCAGGCGCCGCCCGATTCGGACTATGCGCGCGAGTTGAAGGCCATGCGCGACGACGCCCAGCGCCGCGCGCTGGCGCTGGCCGGTGGCGGCGCGGCGGGCGCGACCCCGGGTGCAACCGCGCCTGCGGCTGCAGGTGCCACCACGGCCGCCGCCGCCGGCGTGCAGCCGGCCCGGCCCGCGGCCAGCGTCTCCGGCCAGGTCGACGTGGCCGAGGCCCTCAAGCCGCGCATCAGCGCCCAGGCCACGCTCTTCGTGCTGGCCCGCTCCGCCGCCGGAGGCCCGCCGCTGGCGGCGGCGCGTGTGCCGCTGGGGCCCCTGCCGCTGGCGTTCAGGCTCGACGACAGCATGGCCATGATGGCGGGCCACCTGCTGTCGTCCCAGCGCGAGGTGGTGCTCGTGGCCCGCATCTCGGCCTCGGGCAACCCGATCGCCCAGCCGGGCGATCTGGAAGGCCGGCTCGAGGGTGTGCGCGTCGGCGCCGAGGGCGTGCGCCTGGTGATCGACCGCGTGCTGCCCTGA
- a CDS encoding IS1634 family transposase, which yields MASRTGTAHVVTTKRAYKDKVYFTHLLRRSYREDGKVKNETLGNLSHLPDALIDIIRRSLQGETFVPASQAFEVLRSRAHGHVQAVAVAMQRLGLAWVIASTPSRERDRVLAMVASRIVQPDTKLATSRRWHSSTLAEDFGVADATEDDLYVAMDWLLTRQDAIEKKLAARHLREGALVLYDLSSSYFEGSTCPLAKRGYSRDGRPGTLQVNYGLLTDARGCPVAVSVFEGNTSDSLTFLPAVQRVRERFGLAQVVMVGDRGMVSQKAIDELRGQGGIDWITALKSVSIRSLVEQGHLQLGLFDQRNLAEITSPDYPGERLVACRNDALARLRAHKRESLLQSTEALLGLVKASVDAGRLTGQDKIGVQVGKIINRHKVAKHFELSIGDAALNWARRQDAINAEAALDGLYVIRTSLDAKRMDAPDCVRSYKALSNVERAFRSLKTVDLKVRPIHHRLADRVRAHILLCMLAFYVEWHMREAWRELMFADTDQAAKATRDPVAPAMRSASASAKAASKVLEDEQPAHSFATLMAEMSTLVRNTCRAPSAGADAPTFEVLTTATAHQQRAMALIQAIQP from the coding sequence ATGGCATCCCGCACAGGAACCGCTCACGTCGTCACCACCAAGCGGGCGTACAAGGACAAGGTCTACTTCACCCACCTGCTGCGCCGCAGCTACCGCGAAGACGGCAAGGTCAAGAACGAAACCCTGGGCAACCTGTCCCACCTGCCCGATGCGCTGATCGACATCATCCGGCGCTCGCTACAGGGCGAGACCTTCGTTCCCGCCTCCCAGGCCTTCGAGGTTTTGCGCTCCCGCGCTCATGGCCACGTGCAGGCCGTCGCTGTGGCCATGCAGCGTCTGGGGCTGGCCTGGGTGATCGCCTCCACGCCCAGCCGTGAACGCGACCGGGTGCTGGCCATGGTGGCCTCGCGCATCGTGCAACCCGACACCAAGCTGGCCACCTCCAGGCGCTGGCACAGCTCGACCCTGGCCGAGGACTTCGGCGTTGCTGACGCCACCGAGGACGATCTGTATGTCGCCATGGATTGGCTGCTGACGCGCCAGGACGCCATCGAGAAGAAGCTCGCCGCACGTCACCTGCGCGAGGGTGCATTGGTGCTGTACGACTTGTCTTCGAGTTACTTCGAGGGCAGCACCTGCCCGTTGGCCAAGCGGGGCTACAGCCGCGATGGCCGGCCCGGCACGTTGCAGGTCAACTACGGGCTGCTCACCGATGCGCGTGGCTGCCCTGTGGCCGTCTCGGTGTTCGAGGGCAATACGTCGGACAGCCTGACCTTCCTGCCCGCCGTGCAGCGTGTGCGCGAGCGCTTCGGCCTGGCGCAGGTGGTGATGGTGGGCGACCGCGGCATGGTGTCGCAAAAGGCCATCGACGAGCTTCGCGGCCAAGGCGGCATCGACTGGATCACAGCGCTCAAGAGCGTCTCGATCCGCTCCCTGGTCGAGCAGGGCCATCTGCAGCTGGGCTTGTTCGATCAGCGCAACCTGGCCGAGATCACGTCGCCCGACTATCCCGGCGAGCGCCTGGTAGCCTGCCGCAACGACGCCCTGGCCAGGCTGCGGGCGCACAAGCGTGAGAGCCTGCTGCAGTCCACCGAGGCCTTGCTGGGCCTGGTCAAGGCCAGCGTGGATGCGGGCCGGCTCACCGGGCAGGACAAGATCGGCGTGCAGGTGGGCAAGATCATCAACCGCCACAAGGTGGCCAAGCACTTCGAGCTGAGCATCGGAGATGCGGCGTTGAACTGGGCGAGAAGGCAAGACGCCATCAACGCCGAGGCGGCGCTGGACGGGCTGTATGTCATTCGCACCTCACTGGACGCCAAGCGCATGGACGCACCGGATTGCGTGCGCAGCTACAAGGCCCTGTCCAACGTGGAGCGGGCGTTCCGATCATTGAAGACGGTGGACCTGAAGGTGCGGCCCATCCACCATCGGTTGGCCGACCGGGTGCGCGCGCACATCCTGCTGTGCATGCTGGCGTTCTACGTCGAGTGGCACATGCGCGAGGCCTGGCGCGAGCTGATGTTCGCCGACACCGATCAGGCCGCCAAGGCCACGCGCGATCCAGTAGCGCCAGCCATGCGCTCGGCTTCGGCAAGCGCCAAGGCTGCATCGAAGGTGCTCGAGGACGAGCAGCCTGCGCATAGCTTCGCAACCCTGATGGCAGAGATGTCCACCCTCGTGCGCAACACCTGCCGCGCACCGAGCGCTGGCGCAGATGCGCCAACCTTCGAGGTGCTCACCACCGCCACGGCACACCAACAGCGCGCCATGGCGCTGATACAGGCCATCCAGCCGTAG
- the mutS gene encoding DNA mismatch repair protein MutS: protein MAQTITTAELLKGDLSAHTPLMAQYLRIKAEHPDTLVFFRMGDFYELFYDDAHKAHRLLDITLTSRGASAGHPVVMAGVPVHAVEAYLGRLIKLGEAVAVAEQVGDVATAGSQKGPVERKVTRVVTPGTVTDSELMAERADTLLLALHRERGRERGAWGLAWLTLSGGQLGLTECSERELPGWLARLAPAELLHDGSPLPDAAAALRAAKSARPAWQFDAALGQRKLCGQLKVASLQSFGAQELTAAQAAAAALLTYAEHTQGQALAHVQTLAVPRGQELMELPPQTLRNLELVQTLRGEDQPTLLSLLDTCRTGMGSRRLRHWLTHPARERTAARERHEAIAALHAGQATEPLRGALRGVADVERITARIALRQVRPRELAGLRQTLALLPEIAARTPASGKQAGTLLARLHAALAAEPVLDAPLAAIAPEPAALLRDGGVIAAGFDAELDELRTIAQHGDAFLLALEARERARTGIPNLRVQFNKVHGYHIEVTGSYLDKVPVEYRRRQTLKGAERYITPELKAFEDKALSAQERSLSREKWLYEQLLDALQPFLATLQGLALALATLDALAALAERAATLGWCRPVFVPYPCIDIEAGRHPVVEARLAEAGLNGKASPFIANHCRLDAKTRMLVITGPNMGGKSTYMRQVALTVLLASMGSFVPATACRLGPIDAIHTRIGASDDLANAQSTFMVEMTEGAAILHGATEESLVLMDEIGRGTSTFDGLALAGAIAQHLHDRNRSFTLFATHYFELTEFPARHERAINLHVGAVESGHDIVFLHQLEPGPASRSYGVQVARLAGMPAAVVRQARATLEALEAKAEQGREQVDLFAPAPAAPAAEPSAVEAELARIDPDALTPREALEALYRLRGLMPR from the coding sequence ATGGCACAGACCATCACCACCGCCGAGCTGCTCAAGGGCGACCTCTCGGCCCATACCCCGCTCATGGCGCAGTACCTGCGCATCAAGGCCGAACACCCTGACACGCTGGTGTTCTTCCGGATGGGCGATTTCTACGAGCTCTTCTACGACGACGCGCACAAGGCGCACCGGCTGCTCGACATCACCCTCACCTCTCGCGGCGCCAGCGCCGGCCATCCGGTGGTGATGGCCGGGGTGCCGGTGCACGCGGTGGAGGCCTACCTCGGCCGGCTCATCAAGCTCGGCGAGGCGGTGGCGGTGGCCGAGCAGGTGGGCGATGTCGCCACGGCCGGATCCCAAAAGGGGCCGGTCGAGCGCAAGGTCACCCGCGTCGTCACGCCCGGCACCGTCACCGACAGCGAGTTGATGGCCGAGCGTGCCGACACCTTGCTGCTGGCGCTGCACCGCGAACGGGGCCGTGAACGGGGCGCATGGGGTCTGGCTTGGCTGACCCTGTCCGGCGGCCAACTGGGCCTCACGGAGTGCAGTGAGCGCGAATTGCCCGGCTGGCTGGCCCGCCTGGCACCGGCCGAGCTCCTGCACGACGGCAGCCCGCTGCCCGATGCCGCCGCGGCACTGCGCGCGGCGAAATCCGCCCGCCCGGCCTGGCAGTTCGATGCCGCTCTGGGCCAGCGCAAGCTGTGCGGGCAGCTCAAGGTGGCCTCGCTGCAGAGCTTCGGCGCGCAGGAGCTGACGGCCGCGCAGGCTGCCGCCGCCGCGCTGCTGACCTACGCCGAACACACCCAGGGCCAAGCCCTGGCCCACGTGCAGACGCTGGCCGTGCCGCGCGGGCAGGAGCTCATGGAGCTTCCGCCGCAGACCCTGCGCAACCTGGAGCTGGTGCAGACGCTGCGCGGCGAAGACCAGCCTACGTTGCTGAGCCTGCTCGACACCTGCCGCACCGGCATGGGCAGCAGGCGGCTGCGCCACTGGCTCACGCACCCGGCGCGCGAACGCACAGCGGCGCGCGAGCGCCACGAGGCCATCGCGGCGCTGCACGCGGGCCAAGCCACCGAGCCGCTGCGCGGGGCGCTGCGCGGCGTGGCCGATGTCGAGCGCATCACCGCGCGCATCGCCTTGCGCCAGGTGCGCCCGCGCGAGCTGGCCGGCCTGCGCCAGACCCTGGCGCTGCTGCCCGAAATCGCCGCGCGCACACCGGCTTCGGGCAAGCAGGCCGGCACGCTGCTCGCCCGGCTGCATGCCGCGCTGGCCGCCGAGCCCGTGCTGGACGCGCCACTGGCCGCCATCGCCCCGGAACCCGCGGCGCTGCTGCGCGACGGCGGCGTCATCGCGGCGGGCTTCGACGCCGAGCTCGACGAGCTGCGCACCATCGCCCAGCACGGCGACGCCTTCCTGCTGGCGCTGGAAGCGCGGGAGCGCGCGCGCACCGGCATCCCCAACCTGCGCGTGCAGTTCAACAAGGTGCACGGCTACCACATCGAGGTGACCGGCTCTTACCTCGACAAGGTGCCGGTGGAGTACCGCCGCCGCCAGACGCTGAAGGGCGCCGAGCGCTACATCACGCCCGAGCTCAAGGCCTTCGAGGACAAGGCGCTGTCGGCACAGGAGCGTTCGCTGTCGCGCGAGAAGTGGCTGTACGAGCAGCTGCTGGACGCCCTGCAGCCGTTTCTCGCCACGCTGCAGGGCCTGGCCCTGGCGCTGGCGACGCTGGATGCGCTGGCCGCGCTGGCCGAACGCGCCGCCACGCTCGGGTGGTGCCGGCCGGTTTTCGTGCCTTACCCCTGCATCGACATCGAGGCCGGCCGCCACCCGGTGGTGGAGGCACGGCTCGCCGAAGCCGGCCTGAACGGAAAGGCCAGCCCCTTCATCGCCAACCACTGCCGGCTCGACGCGAAGACCCGCATGCTCGTCATCACCGGCCCCAACATGGGCGGCAAGAGCACCTACATGCGCCAGGTCGCGCTGACCGTGCTGCTGGCGAGCATGGGATCCTTCGTGCCGGCCACGGCCTGCCGGCTCGGGCCCATCGACGCCATCCACACGCGCATCGGCGCCAGCGACGACCTGGCCAACGCACAGAGCACCTTCATGGTCGAGATGACCGAGGGCGCCGCCATCCTGCACGGCGCCACGGAAGAGAGCCTGGTGCTGATGGACGAGATCGGGCGCGGCACCAGCACCTTCGACGGTCTGGCGCTGGCCGGTGCCATCGCGCAGCATCTGCACGACCGCAACCGCTCGTTCACCTTGTTCGCCACCCACTACTTCGAACTCACGGAGTTCCCCGCCCGGCACGAGCGCGCCATCAACCTGCACGTGGGCGCAGTGGAAAGCGGCCACGACATCGTCTTCCTCCACCAGCTGGAGCCCGGCCCCGCCAGCCGCAGCTACGGCGTGCAGGTGGCGCGGCTGGCGGGCATGCCGGCCGCGGTGGTGCGCCAGGCGCGCGCCACGCTCGAGGCGTTGGAGGCCAAGGCCGAGCAGGGCCGCGAGCAGGTGGACCTGTTCGCGCCCGCGCCGGCCGCGCCGGCCGCCGAGCCGAGCGCGGTCGAGGCCGAGCTGGCGCGCATCGATCCCGACGCGCTCACCCCGCGCGAGGCGCTGGAAGCGCTGTACCGGCTGCGCGGCCTGATGCCGCGTTGA
- a CDS encoding cytochrome c-type biogenesis protein CcmH — MRIALVRLGLAVLLGTAPLAQAAGPAAVAAAPASPPMAQPLYADVAIEARLTALSRELRCVVCQNEALVDSPAELAGAMRQEIRDLMKAGKTDQEVIDFLTARYGDFVLFRPPFKPLTYLLWAGPFVFLALGGLVWFVALRARRTLKAAPVNPAQLAAAARLLDDKP, encoded by the coding sequence ATGCGGATCGCCCTCGTGCGGCTCGGGCTCGCCGTGCTGCTGGGCACGGCGCCCTTGGCCCAGGCGGCCGGCCCCGCCGCCGTGGCCGCCGCGCCAGCATCACCCCCGATGGCGCAGCCTCTGTACGCCGACGTGGCCATCGAGGCGCGCCTGACCGCGCTCTCGCGCGAGCTGCGCTGCGTGGTCTGCCAGAACGAGGCGCTGGTGGACTCTCCCGCCGAGCTGGCCGGTGCCATGCGCCAGGAGATCCGCGACCTGATGAAGGCCGGCAAGACCGACCAGGAAGTGATCGACTTCCTGACCGCCCGCTACGGCGACTTCGTGCTCTTCCGCCCGCCCTTCAAGCCGCTGACCTACCTGCTGTGGGCCGGACCCTTCGTGTTCCTCGCGCTGGGCGGGCTGGTGTGGTTCGTGGCCCTGCGTGCGCGCCGCACGCTGAAGGCCGCCCCCGTGAACCCTGCGCAGCTGGCCGCCGCGGCCCGCCTGCTGGACGACAAGCCATGA
- a CDS encoding DsbE family thiol:disulfide interchange protein — translation MKRWLPLGIFLVLIGFFSKGLFLNPREVPSPLIGQPAPAFSLPVVGDAQRAFSPADLKGQVWLLNVWAPWCVSCVQEHKFLMALAQSRSGPPMVGLNWKDRNRDAARLLARTGNPYVAVPDDPSGRAGIDWGVTGTPETYLIDRDGIVRLKHVGPIDPAVWQRKFVPKLKALGA, via the coding sequence ATGAAACGCTGGCTGCCGCTGGGCATCTTCCTCGTCCTCATCGGCTTCTTCTCCAAGGGCCTGTTCCTCAACCCGCGCGAGGTGCCCTCGCCGCTGATCGGCCAGCCTGCGCCCGCCTTCAGCCTGCCCGTGGTGGGCGACGCCCAGCGGGCCTTCAGCCCGGCCGACTTGAAAGGCCAGGTCTGGCTGCTCAACGTGTGGGCGCCGTGGTGCGTGTCGTGTGTGCAGGAGCACAAGTTCCTGATGGCGCTGGCGCAGAGCCGCAGTGGGCCGCCCATGGTCGGACTCAACTGGAAGGACCGCAACCGCGACGCGGCGCGCTTGCTCGCGCGCACGGGCAACCCCTACGTGGCGGTGCCCGACGACCCGTCGGGCCGCGCCGGCATCGACTGGGGCGTCACGGGCACGCCCGAGACCTACCTCATCGACCGCGACGGCATCGTGCGGCTCAAGCACGTGGGCCCGATCGATCCCGCGGTGTGGCAGCGCAAGTTCGTGCCCAAGCTCAAGGCGCTCGGCGCATGA